A portion of the Algimonas porphyrae genome contains these proteins:
- a CDS encoding cyanophycinase, with amino-acid sequence MCPAKVSDHAERGYIIPIGGGERKVHTSAILTRFIKLCGGSKARIAIIPTASRLVDTGDRYRDVFEEIGVASADIVTLDERSDCEDMIKLATLEKATGIFMTGGDQLRLATIIGGTSVARLMRRANAEGIHIAGTSAGAAFIPEHMIAFGRGGATPKGGLATLAPGLGLTNKVIIDQHFRERGRLGRLLSALSYNPFGIGLGVDEDTAAFIGPDDVIEIVGSGGITVIDPTGLEHSSMADVSRGKPVCLIGIRLHILLDGGRFDLSTREASPSSG; translated from the coding sequence GTGTGCCCAGCCAAAGTTAGCGACCATGCCGAACGCGGCTATATCATCCCGATCGGCGGCGGTGAGCGAAAAGTCCACACCTCCGCCATCCTCACCCGTTTTATCAAACTCTGCGGCGGCTCCAAGGCGCGCATTGCCATTATTCCGACCGCGTCCCGCCTGGTCGATACGGGCGATCGCTACCGCGACGTGTTCGAAGAGATCGGCGTGGCCTCCGCCGACATTGTGACGCTGGACGAGCGTTCCGACTGCGAGGACATGATCAAGCTGGCGACGCTGGAAAAGGCGACGGGCATTTTCATGACGGGCGGCGACCAGTTGCGTCTGGCCACAATCATCGGCGGCACATCCGTAGCCCGTCTGATGCGCCGGGCCAATGCAGAGGGCATCCACATTGCGGGCACGTCCGCCGGGGCCGCCTTCATCCCGGAACACATGATCGCCTTCGGACGCGGCGGCGCGACGCCCAAGGGCGGCCTTGCGACGCTGGCGCCGGGGCTGGGACTGACCAACAAGGTCATCATCGATCAGCATTTTCGCGAACGCGGGCGGCTGGGACGGCTCCTCTCGGCCCTGTCCTATAACCCGTTTGGCATCGGTCTGGGTGTGGATGAAGACACGGCGGCTTTCATCGGACCCGACGACGTGATCGAGATTGTCGGCAGCGGCGGGATTACCGTCATCGACCCGACCGGATTGGAGCATTCTTCCATGGCGGACGTCTCGCGCGGAAAACCCGTTTGTCTAATCGGGATAAGACTGCATATATTGCTGGATGGGGGACGTTTCGATCTCTCGACACGCGAAGCGAGTCCGTCATCCGGATGA
- a CDS encoding alpha/beta hydrolase family protein translates to MRLTVISMATAIFLWSCAAPAIQTQAEVETEAKSAAEAVPASAATPTDQADSASPPPLMRWPDLTERPLPQPTSTHAYGSGAAQVADLWLPDGAGPHPVVLMVHGGCWQKAIADRTLMNYAAEDLRQRGLAVWNIEYRGVDEAGGGYPGTFTDVSDAANALLTMGPDLGLDTDRISAFGHSAGGHLAAWLATQYNLDPQSKVYTGHVIGFQMVVISGGLADLETSLSVTPATCLAQIADQLTGPADAIRPDVFSDTSPARLLPADARFISVNGEKDRIAPPRLGQAFTTAVRQAGGSADYLEIADSGHVELIAPGTAAFEAQAEQLRQSLTPKGTP, encoded by the coding sequence ATGCGACTGACTGTCATATCGATGGCCACGGCCATTTTCCTGTGGAGTTGCGCCGCGCCGGCCATTCAGACCCAAGCAGAGGTGGAGACAGAGGCGAAGTCGGCGGCGGAGGCGGTTCCGGCTTCTGCCGCAACCCCGACCGATCAGGCCGACAGTGCAAGCCCCCCGCCCCTGATGCGCTGGCCCGATCTGACCGAACGCCCCCTGCCGCAGCCGACATCGACCCATGCTTACGGCTCCGGTGCGGCACAGGTCGCAGATCTGTGGCTGCCAGACGGTGCGGGTCCGCATCCGGTCGTCCTGATGGTTCATGGCGGCTGCTGGCAGAAGGCGATCGCCGACCGGACACTGATGAATTATGCCGCCGAAGATCTGCGCCAGCGCGGGCTGGCCGTCTGGAATATCGAATATCGCGGTGTGGACGAAGCCGGAGGCGGATATCCGGGCACGTTTACGGATGTCAGCGACGCGGCGAACGCGCTCCTGACGATGGGTCCGGATCTCGGGCTCGATACGGACCGCATCTCCGCTTTCGGTCATTCGGCGGGTGGACATCTTGCAGCTTGGCTGGCGACGCAGTACAATCTCGACCCGCAGAGCAAGGTCTACACGGGTCACGTGATCGGCTTTCAGATGGTCGTCATTTCCGGCGGTCTGGCCGATCTCGAAACCTCGCTGTCCGTGACGCCAGCGACGTGCCTGGCGCAGATAGCAGATCAGCTAACAGGTCCCGCCGACGCGATCCGACCGGACGTATTTTCCGACACCTCGCCCGCAAGGCTGTTGCCAGCGGATGCACGCTTTATCAGCGTCAATGGCGAAAAGGACCGGATCGCGCCGCCCCGCCTGGGACAGGCCTTCACGACCGCAGTCCGGCAAGCGGGCGGTAGCGCCGACTATCTGGAAATCGCCGATAGCGGCCATGTCGAGTTGATCGCTCCCGGAACGGCGGCCTTCGAGGCCCAGGCCGAACAGCTCCGGCAGTCACTGACGCCGAAAGGGACGCCATAG
- a CDS encoding aminotransferase class V-fold PLP-dependent enzyme — translation MQSVRFPRSRAEAIACDAEDPLAEARAHFNLPDDVTYLVGHSLGPPAMSALEALRRVGEHDWATGLVGSWNAAGWIDLPTVVGARVARLIGVPPTAVSVCDSVSINLFKLAGALLSSGTVARRIIVENGEFPTDQYILERLSTLQQADFVRADPGAGLDSLSGGGILVRSLVDYRTAAIADVKAVEQAAQRQGAVVIWDLSHATGIVDLRLEAWGARYAVGCSYKYLNGGPGAPAFLYVHPDHVDVLQTPLAGWLGHARPFAFEPTYDPADGVSRFVAGTPPILSLATFNGALDVFDGLSLRHLHDKAQALGDLCLAAFDRLGLETSSPPIGHPRGGHVTLRHPDGYAISRALAEQGYQTDFRPRDTIRFGMSPLFLRYVDVWDMSEALEDILLTRAYEDPRFAVKSKVT, via the coding sequence ATGCAATCTGTCCGGTTTCCCCGATCCCGCGCCGAAGCAATCGCCTGTGACGCGGAGGATCCGCTGGCAGAGGCCCGCGCCCATTTCAACCTGCCCGACGACGTGACCTATCTGGTCGGCCATTCGCTCGGCCCGCCTGCCATGTCGGCGCTGGAAGCTTTGCGCCGCGTCGGCGAGCATGACTGGGCGACAGGCCTTGTCGGATCGTGGAATGCGGCAGGCTGGATCGACCTGCCGACCGTGGTGGGCGCACGCGTTGCGCGGTTAATCGGCGTTCCACCGACCGCTGTGTCGGTGTGCGACAGCGTATCGATCAATCTGTTCAAGCTGGCCGGTGCGCTGCTCAGTTCGGGCACGGTGGCCCGCCGGATTATCGTCGAGAACGGAGAATTCCCGACCGATCAGTATATTCTCGAACGCCTGTCCACGCTGCAACAGGCGGACTTTGTCCGCGCAGATCCTGGAGCGGGACTGGACAGCTTGTCGGGCGGCGGGATTTTGGTTCGCAGCCTGGTCGATTACCGGACGGCGGCGATTGCGGATGTCAAAGCGGTCGAACAGGCCGCGCAGCGTCAGGGCGCCGTCGTCATCTGGGATCTGAGTCACGCGACCGGCATCGTCGATCTGCGTCTGGAGGCGTGGGGCGCCAGATATGCCGTCGGTTGCAGCTATAAATATCTCAATGGCGGGCCCGGCGCTCCGGCCTTCCTCTATGTGCATCCCGACCATGTCGATGTCTTGCAGACACCGTTGGCCGGGTGGCTCGGCCATGCCCGCCCCTTTGCGTTCGAGCCGACCTACGATCCCGCCGATGGGGTGAGCCGCTTTGTGGCGGGAACGCCGCCCATCCTGTCTCTGGCGACCTTCAATGGGGCGCTGGATGTGTTTGACGGGCTTTCGCTCCGCCATCTCCACGATAAGGCGCAAGCGCTCGGTGACCTGTGTCTGGCGGCATTTGATCGGCTGGGGCTGGAGACTTCATCACCGCCGATCGGCCATCCCCGCGGCGGACATGTCACGCTGCGCCACCCAGATGGTTATGCCATTTCCAGAGCGTTGGCAGAGCAGGGATATCAGACGGATTTCAGACCACGGGACACGATCCGTTTTGGCATGTCGCCACTCTTCCTGCGTTATGTCGATGTCTGGGACATGAGCGAAGCCCTCGAAGACATTCTCCTCACACGCGCTTATGAAGACCCCCGCTTTGCCGTGAAGTCAAAGGTGACATAA
- a CDS encoding RHS repeat-associated core domain-containing protein, producing MLATGPGANPGSNCGVTGFTSHVRDCESGLQYMQARHYSPVSARFLSVDPVTFMETGMPGMFNRYGYTLGDPINMWDPDGKSPLRDHYYSTGSGTLPSGMKSTGSSATGSVIGDAKIAIGAAIIFADIATLPSGEGVLGSMMISSAVKNAAADAAIGGQ from the coding sequence GTGCTGGCGACGGGGCCCGGTGCAAATCCGGGCTCGAACTGCGGCGTTACGGGCTTCACCAGCCATGTGCGCGACTGCGAAAGCGGCCTTCAATACATGCAGGCCCGGCATTACTCGCCCGTCTCCGCGCGGTTCCTGAGCGTGGATCCGGTGACGTTTATGGAGACGGGAATGCCGGGGATGTTCAATCGTTATGGCTACACGCTCGGTGATCCCATCAATATGTGGGACCCGGATGGAAAATCTCCTTTGAGAGATCATTATTATTCGACAGGAAGTGGTACTCTTCCCTCTGGTATGAAATCCACAGGGAGTTCAGCTACTGGATCAGTAATTGGTGACGCCAAAATAGCTATAGGCGCAGCAATTATATTCGCGGATATTGCTACATTGCCTTCGGGAGAGGGCGTTCTGGGAAGCATGATGATATCTTCAGCAGTTAAGAATGCAGCCGCAGATGCTGCAATTGGGGGGCAGTAG
- a CDS encoding RHS repeat-associated core domain-containing protein, with the protein MERVSLEGGHPLAKLTGSTLTYLDADHLGTVLRGTHGLGGLNGEVTGDEVFADFATPYGLNPTPSWWGDSASGFVLATGPGANLGSNCGVTGFTSHVRDCESGLHYMQARHYSPVSARFLSVDPVGFLDDGHPAWSTAMPTR; encoded by the coding sequence GTGGAGCGGGTCAGTCTGGAGGGCGGCCATCCGCTCGCCAAGTTGACGGGCAGCACGCTGACCTATCTGGATGCCGATCATCTCGGCACGGTGTTGCGCGGGACGCATGGTCTGGGCGGGTTGAACGGCGAAGTGACGGGTGATGAGGTCTTTGCTGACTTTGCCACGCCTTACGGCCTGAACCCGACGCCGTCCTGGTGGGGTGATAGCGCGTCCGGCTTCGTGCTGGCGACGGGGCCCGGTGCAAATCTGGGCTCGAACTGCGGTGTCACCGGCTTCACCAGCCATGTGCGCGACTGCGAAAGCGGCCTGCACTACATGCAGGCCCGGCATTACTCACCCGTCTCCGCGCGGTTCTTGAGCGTGGATCCGGTCGGGTTCCTTGACGATGGCCACCCGGCATGGTCAACCGCTATGCCTACACGCTGA
- a CDS encoding HD domain-containing protein yields MSALDIDQDQMDAVMAQNAEIEGQQASFTRMQDGTLDDWKIIGAAHKKDFGNTADRFIAMLRQLEDATLGFACDQLQHALMCATLARRSGASTEHIVIALCHDIAKVINVPNHGPIAAEMMRPYISDDSYHVIYNHQAFQGEHYYQYLGAPTDLRKQWVDEPWYPLAVKLVDEWDAPAFDPDFEVDTLESFIPLMREVFHDGPRLA; encoded by the coding sequence ATGAGCGCACTGGATATCGATCAGGATCAAATGGATGCCGTCATGGCTCAGAACGCGGAAATCGAAGGCCAGCAGGCAAGCTTTACGCGTATGCAGGACGGCACGCTGGATGACTGGAAGATCATCGGCGCGGCCCATAAGAAGGATTTCGGTAATACGGCGGACCGGTTCATCGCGATGCTCAGGCAGCTGGAAGACGCGACGCTCGGCTTTGCCTGCGATCAGCTCCAGCACGCGTTGATGTGCGCCACGCTGGCCCGCCGTTCCGGAGCCTCGACCGAACATATTGTCATCGCGCTCTGTCACGACATCGCCAAGGTCATCAATGTTCCCAATCACGGCCCCATCGCAGCGGAAATGATGCGCCCTTATATTAGCGATGACAGCTATCACGTCATCTACAACCACCAAGCGTTTCAGGGCGAACATTACTATCAATATCTCGGCGCGCCGACTGACCTGCGTAAGCAATGGGTCGACGAGCCTTGGTATCCGCTCGCGGTCAAGCTGGTCGACGAGTGGGACGCTCCGGCGTTTGATCCGGATTTCGAGGTCGATACGCTCGAGAGCTTCATCCCGCTCATGCGCGAGGTCTTTCATGACGGGCCACGTCTGGCATAA
- a CDS encoding acyl-CoA thioesterase: MSRPSGDRIRPDSPDDYPYRLDLPTRWNDNDVYGHINNAVYYFYFDTVVNRWLIDHGLLRLGESETIGLVVDTGCSYFAPLAFPQTVTAGLRVSEIGNTSVRYEIGLFGEDGLCAARGHFVHVYVNEKTRRPVSMSDRMKRTLEELRL, translated from the coding sequence ATGAGCCGCCCCTCAGGAGACAGAATCCGGCCTGACAGCCCAGATGACTATCCGTATCGCCTCGACCTGCCGACACGGTGGAACGATAATGACGTCTATGGTCATATCAATAATGCCGTTTATTATTTCTACTTCGACACGGTTGTGAACCGCTGGCTGATCGATCATGGCCTGCTGCGCCTTGGCGAGAGCGAGACGATCGGCCTGGTGGTCGACACGGGATGCAGCTATTTCGCGCCTCTTGCTTTCCCGCAGACCGTCACCGCAGGCCTGCGCGTCTCAGAGATAGGCAACACATCCGTTCGCTACGAAATCGGTCTATTCGGCGAGGACGGTCTCTGCGCGGCGCGCGGTCACTTCGTCCATGTCTATGTCAATGAAAAAACCCGGAGGCCTGTATCAATGTCTGATAGAATGAAACGAACCCTCGAGGAGCTACGGTTATGA
- a CDS encoding iron-containing alcohol dehydrogenase produces MHRFKTVSDIRIEPGGTSRLDAHVRDLPRNKRIAIVTDKGVRALGLMDAGIAALQDSGYDVMIFDEVVADPPEDVVIAGAKAVKRFDAGMVIGFGGGSPMDTAKLIAFLADNDVTLSEIYGVDVAQGSRLPLLLMPTTSGTGSEVTNVAIITAGPDSHNKGSKNAVVSDPLYADRVLLDANLTLGLPAHITAATGIDAMVHAIEAYTSVHRKNPISDAIGLSALRKLSRAIGRAVNVPDDVEARNDMLIGAMLAGQAFSNAPVGAIHGLAYPLGGFFHVPHGLSNSLVMVEVMKFNAQEDRAKQWYGEIASDLCVGTSASALIDEILRLQDETRVQRRLRDVDIAADAIPMMADDAILKDRVLRNNPRAMTRDDIVRIYETIA; encoded by the coding sequence ATGCATCGTTTCAAGACCGTTTCCGACATCCGGATCGAACCAGGCGGCACGTCACGGCTCGACGCACATGTCAGGGATCTGCCGCGCAATAAGCGTATCGCCATCGTCACCGATAAAGGCGTTCGCGCGCTTGGCCTGATGGATGCCGGGATCGCGGCGCTGCAGGACTCTGGCTATGATGTGATGATCTTTGACGAAGTCGTGGCCGACCCGCCGGAAGATGTGGTCATTGCGGGGGCAAAGGCAGTGAAGCGGTTCGACGCCGGAATGGTAATAGGCTTTGGCGGTGGCTCGCCCATGGATACGGCCAAGCTGATTGCCTTCCTGGCGGATAATGACGTCACCCTGTCAGAGATTTACGGCGTCGATGTCGCGCAAGGCTCGCGCTTGCCGCTGCTACTGATGCCGACCACGTCCGGCACAGGCAGCGAAGTCACGAATGTCGCGATCATCACGGCGGGCCCAGACTCACACAATAAGGGCTCTAAGAACGCGGTCGTGTCCGACCCGCTCTACGCCGATCGAGTTTTACTGGATGCCAATCTGACGCTCGGCCTGCCTGCCCACATTACCGCGGCGACCGGGATCGACGCGATGGTCCATGCGATCGAAGCCTACACATCCGTCCATCGCAAGAACCCGATCAGCGATGCGATCGGCCTGTCCGCGCTGCGAAAGCTGAGCCGCGCCATCGGTCGCGCCGTGAATGTGCCGGATGATGTGGAGGCGCGTAACGATATGCTGATCGGGGCGATGCTGGCCGGGCAGGCCTTCTCCAACGCGCCCGTCGGCGCCATCCACGGCCTTGCCTACCCGCTGGGCGGGTTTTTCCATGTCCCGCATGGTCTCTCCAATTCGCTTGTGATGGTCGAGGTGATGAAGTTCAACGCGCAGGAAGACAGGGCCAAACAGTGGTACGGCGAAATCGCGTCCGATCTTTGTGTCGGGACAAGCGCCAGCGCGCTGATCGACGAGATTTTGCGCCTGCAGGACGAAACCCGGGTTCAACGCCGTCTGCGTGACGTCGATATCGCTGCCGACGCCATCCCCATGATGGCGGACGATGCCATCCTGAAAGATCGCGTCCTGCGCAACAATCCGCGCGCCATGACACGGGACGATATCGTCAGAATTTACGAGACGATCGCATGA
- a CDS encoding LysE family translocator: MTLEGLTPFLLTSLLIELTPGPNMAYLALVSATQGRRFGFATTAGVALGLLVIGLLAALGVGKIVSTSPALFQILRWAGVFYMVYLAWAGWHANSENSPARQQPTDKLARYFRHGLIINLLNPKAGLFFIAILPTFLSPDPMLWEAPTLLVLYVIIATIIHLVLVIFCAQLHPLLSDETRNSVFRKALSISLLAVAAWMVWVTRGGL; encoded by the coding sequence ATGACCTTGGAGGGCCTAACGCCATTCTTGCTGACGAGCCTGCTGATCGAACTGACGCCCGGTCCGAACATGGCCTATCTGGCCTTGGTCAGCGCCACTCAAGGCCGCCGCTTTGGCTTTGCAACTACAGCCGGGGTTGCACTAGGGCTTCTCGTGATTGGTCTGCTCGCTGCACTTGGCGTCGGAAAAATCGTGAGCACATCACCTGCCTTGTTTCAGATCCTCCGCTGGGCCGGTGTGTTTTACATGGTCTACCTTGCTTGGGCTGGTTGGCACGCGAATAGCGAAAATTCACCCGCACGACAGCAGCCAACCGATAAGCTGGCCCGCTATTTCAGACATGGTCTGATCATCAATCTGCTGAACCCCAAGGCGGGTCTGTTCTTCATTGCGATCCTGCCGACTTTCCTGTCCCCAGATCCTATGCTCTGGGAAGCACCGACACTCCTTGTTCTCTACGTCATCATTGCGACCATCATCCACCTTGTCCTGGTTATATTCTGCGCGCAGCTTCACCCCCTATTATCGGATGAAACGCGCAACAGCGTCTTTCGCAAGGCTCTATCGATCAGCCTCCTCGCGGTCGCAGCGTGGATGGTGTGGGTCACACGTGGCGGCCTTTGA
- a CDS encoding TIGR03084 family metal-binding protein, which translates to MNAAHDFHNECDQIAALLRDLSDTDFHRTTAFKGWTIGEIVEHLHLFNIAADEALKGEAAFQAFCAKILPVMPKGHQALQRDWFDETRPAQTFADWMAFYPGMVGRFADADPETRVKWFGPDMSVRSCIIARQMEHWAHAQAIYDVLGVERANSDRLKNVAHIGVTTYSWSFKVNGLEPPRPKPYVRLIAPSGAIWEWNAPQDDNRIDGPAEDFCQAVTQCRNIGDMDIALTLTGDTAKTWMRIAQCFAGPPETPPAVGTRRMEG; encoded by the coding sequence ATGAACGCCGCCCACGACTTCCATAACGAATGTGATCAGATCGCCGCGCTTCTGCGCGACCTGTCCGATACTGATTTCCACCGCACCACCGCCTTCAAGGGCTGGACGATTGGTGAGATCGTCGAGCATCTGCACCTGTTCAACATCGCCGCCGACGAAGCCTTGAAAGGCGAGGCTGCCTTCCAGGCGTTCTGCGCCAAAATCCTGCCCGTAATGCCAAAAGGTCATCAAGCGCTGCAACGGGACTGGTTTGACGAAACACGGCCCGCACAGACCTTTGCCGACTGGATGGCCTTCTACCCCGGCATGGTGGGCCGTTTCGCTGACGCCGACCCGGAAACCCGCGTGAAATGGTTCGGACCTGACATGTCGGTGCGATCCTGCATCATCGCGCGGCAAATGGAGCACTGGGCGCATGCACAGGCCATTTACGATGTGCTGGGCGTGGAGCGGGCAAATTCGGACCGGCTGAAAAACGTCGCCCATATCGGCGTGACGACCTATAGCTGGAGCTTCAAGGTCAACGGGTTGGAACCGCCGCGTCCCAAGCCCTATGTCCGCCTGATTGCGCCGAGTGGCGCAATCTGGGAGTGGAACGCGCCGCAGGATGATAACCGCATTGACGGCCCGGCAGAAGATTTCTGCCAGGCCGTGACCCAGTGCCGCAATATTGGCGATATGGACATCGCGCTGACCCTGACGGGCGACACGGCGAAGACCTGGATGCGGATCGCCCAATGTTTCGCCGGCCCGCCTGAAACCCCGCCTGCCGTTGGGACACGAAGGATGGAAGGCTGA
- the topA gene encoding type I DNA topoisomerase — protein MNLVVVESPAKAKTIEKYLGKDYKVLASFGHVRDLPSKNGSVDPEQDFAMSWAIDARSKKRIKDIEDALKNADKLILATDPDREGEAISWHLLDVLAKKKVMKDMPIERVVFNAITKSSVTDAINNPRQLDQELVDAYLARRALDYLVGFTLSPVLWRKLPGARSAGRVQSVALRLITERETEIEQFNPREYWSVTADMATASGAFTANLVRLDGEKLDKFSLNDEAKARDAESKVKAASLSIRSVEAKPITRNPQPPFMTSTLQQEASRKLGFSATRTMQTAQKLYEGINIGSETVGLITYMRTDGISMVGEAVSDCRATIARDYGDGYLPASARVYKSKAKNAQEAHEAIRPTGFSRTPGSLSLHGDEAKLYELIWKRAMASQMASAKLERTTVTVVDDRDSLALRATGQVVRFDGFLKLYEATKPKAESDEDGKTLPPLKQGQNADAKKVQAEQHFTQPPPRYSEASLVKRMEELGIGRPSTYASILKVLQDRDYVTLDKRRFTPSDKGRLLTAFLEEFFSKYVEYNYTADLEEQLDKISAGDLEWKRMLSDFWNEFSTHVDGTKELRVTHVLDALNVALKTVAFPEKEDGSDPRKCTSCDDGELSLKLGRFGAFVGCSNYPECKFTRPFGGGDGDDNEAQDTELGKHPETGDAIWLKTGRFGPYVEQALPADIDPDAKPQKDKKGPKPKRASLPKGWSWQSIDLDKALQLLSLPREIGAHPEDGKPISAGIGRYGPYVVHERTFASLDDVQEVWDVGLNRAVTLIAEKKAARGRGRTQNVLKDLGKHPTDEAPVQILDGRYGPYVKWGKVNATIPNGQDPQDVNIDMALEYIAEKQAKAGKKKPARKKPAAKKKPAAKKKPAAKKKPATKKS, from the coding sequence ATGAACCTTGTCGTCGTCGAATCGCCCGCCAAGGCGAAGACCATCGAGAAATATCTGGGTAAGGACTATAAGGTCCTGGCCAGTTTCGGGCATGTGCGCGACCTGCCCTCCAAGAACGGTTCCGTCGACCCCGAGCAGGATTTTGCGATGAGCTGGGCGATCGACGCCCGCTCCAAGAAGCGTATCAAGGACATAGAAGACGCGCTGAAAAACGCTGACAAGCTGATCCTCGCGACTGACCCGGACCGCGAAGGCGAAGCCATCAGCTGGCACTTGCTGGATGTGCTGGCCAAGAAAAAGGTCATGAAAGACATGCCGATCGAGCGTGTCGTCTTCAACGCCATCACCAAATCGTCTGTCACGGATGCCATCAACAACCCGCGCCAGCTCGACCAGGAACTGGTCGATGCCTATCTGGCGCGCCGCGCGCTGGATTATCTGGTCGGGTTTACACTGTCCCCCGTCCTGTGGCGCAAGCTGCCCGGCGCGCGCTCTGCGGGTCGGGTCCAGTCCGTCGCTCTGCGACTGATAACGGAACGCGAGACCGAGATCGAACAGTTCAACCCGCGCGAATACTGGTCCGTCACGGCGGATATGGCGACCGCCTCCGGTGCCTTCACGGCAAACCTCGTCCGGCTCGACGGCGAAAAACTCGACAAGTTCAGCCTCAATGACGAGGCCAAGGCGCGCGATGCGGAAAGCAAGGTCAAGGCGGCCTCGCTCTCCATCCGGTCGGTCGAAGCCAAGCCGATTACGCGCAATCCGCAGCCCCCCTTCATGACCTCGACCCTGCAACAGGAAGCCAGCCGAAAGCTCGGCTTCTCCGCCACACGCACCATGCAGACGGCGCAGAAACTCTATGAAGGCATCAATATCGGCAGCGAGACGGTCGGCCTGATCACCTATATGCGAACGGACGGCATTTCGATGGTCGGCGAAGCCGTCAGCGATTGCCGCGCCACCATCGCGCGCGATTATGGCGATGGTTACCTGCCCGCGTCGGCACGCGTCTATAAGTCCAAGGCTAAGAACGCACAGGAAGCCCACGAAGCGATCCGCCCGACCGGCTTTTCCCGCACGCCCGGCTCTTTGTCGCTGCATGGTGACGAGGCGAAGCTGTATGAGCTGATCTGGAAACGCGCAATGGCCTCGCAAATGGCCTCTGCCAAGCTGGAACGCACCACGGTTACGGTCGTCGATGATCGCGATTCGCTGGCCTTGCGCGCCACGGGACAGGTTGTCCGCTTCGATGGCTTCCTCAAACTCTACGAAGCGACCAAGCCGAAAGCGGAATCCGACGAAGACGGCAAGACGCTGCCGCCTCTCAAGCAAGGGCAGAATGCCGACGCCAAAAAGGTCCAGGCCGAACAGCATTTCACGCAGCCACCCCCGCGCTATTCCGAAGCCAGCCTCGTCAAGCGCATGGAAGAGCTCGGCATTGGCCGTCCATCGACCTACGCCTCGATTCTGAAAGTGCTGCAGGACCGGGACTATGTCACGCTCGACAAGCGCCGCTTCACACCCAGCGATAAAGGCCGTCTGCTAACCGCCTTTCTGGAGGAATTCTTCTCCAAATATGTCGAATATAATTATACGGCGGACCTGGAAGAACAGCTCGACAAGATCAGCGCCGGCGATCTTGAATGGAAGCGCATGCTGTCCGACTTCTGGAACGAATTTTCGACCCATGTTGACGGCACCAAGGAATTGCGTGTCACCCATGTACTCGACGCGCTCAACGTCGCACTCAAAACCGTGGCCTTCCCTGAAAAGGAAGACGGGTCCGATCCGCGAAAATGTACCAGCTGCGATGACGGCGAACTCAGCCTCAAGCTCGGCCGGTTTGGGGCGTTTGTCGGCTGTTCCAACTATCCTGAATGCAAATTCACCCGCCCCTTCGGTGGCGGCGACGGCGACGACAATGAAGCCCAGGACACGGAGCTGGGCAAACATCCGGAGACGGGCGACGCGATCTGGCTCAAGACCGGACGCTTCGGACCCTATGTCGAGCAGGCCTTGCCTGCCGATATCGACCCTGACGCCAAACCTCAGAAAGATAAAAAGGGGCCAAAGCCCAAGCGCGCCAGCCTGCCCAAAGGCTGGAGCTGGCAGAGCATCGATCTGGACAAGGCCCTGCAACTGCTCAGCCTGCCGCGTGAGATCGGCGCCCATCCCGAAGACGGCAAACCAATCAGCGCCGGCATCGGGCGTTACGGCCCCTATGTGGTACATGAACGCACCTTCGCCTCGCTCGACGATGTGCAGGAAGTCTGGGATGTCGGCCTGAACCGCGCCGTGACCCTGATTGCGGAAAAGAAGGCCGCGCGCGGTCGCGGCCGCACTCAGAACGTCCTGAAGGACCTCGGCAAACACCCGACCGACGAAGCCCCGGTGCAAATTCTCGACGGTCGCTACGGCCCCTACGTCAAATGGGGAAAGGTCAACGCCACCATCCCCAACGGGCAGGATCCGCAGGACGTCAATATCGATATGGCGCTGGAATATATCGCCGAAAAGCAGGCCAAGGCCGGAAAAAAGAAACCCGCCCGAAAGAAACCCGCCGCGAAGAAAAAGCCCGCGGCGAAAAAGAAGCCTGCGGCCAAGAAAAAGCCTGCCACAAAGAAAAGCTAA